Part of the Chlamydiota bacterium genome, GAAGAAATTCAAACGCCCGAATATGGTTTTGGGCTTGAGGGGGTTCTCCTTCGACGATCGAAAGACCTTTACGGTATTTTGAACGGCGTAGATTATGATGAATGGAGCCCTGAAAAAGATCCGGAGATTTCAAGTCATTATTCCTTGAATCGCTTAGCAGGAAAAATCGAATGCAAGAAGGAGCTCTTACGTCTTCTTAATTTCAATCTTCCGATAACCACTCCGCTCATCGGTATGATCTCTAGACTTACGGATCAAAAAGGATTTGATATCTTGAGCGAGATTACGGATAACCTTTTCTCTGAAAATGTAGGTCTTGTTCTTTTAGGAACCGGAGAGGAAAAATGTCAGAAACTCTTCCAGGAAATTGCAGAAAAATTTCCAAATAAATTAAAAGTTAAGTTTGACTTTGATTATCCATTATCTCATCAAATTGAAGCAGGATCTGATTTCTTTCTAATGCCCTCAAGATTTGAGCCCTGCGGTCTTAACCAGATTTACAGCCTTAAATATGGAACCATTCCTATTGTGCGGGCTACGGGAGGATTAGATGATACCATTGAGGATTTCAATCCCCAAACACTTGAAGGAAATGGATTCAAATTCAAGGATTACTCTCCCCAGACACTTCTAGAAAAGCTTAAAAAAGCTCTGGAGATCTATCGCAACCCAAGTCTTTTCCAGCAAATCATCAAAAACGCCATGAAATGTGATTTTTCATGGAATGTCTCTGCCCGACAATACGAAGAGGTTTATTACAAAACACTTAAAAAATGATGCATTGAGATATTGAAGTGCAAAGGAGTTTTATATGCCCGAACTAAGAAAAGATCCTGTGGTGGGCCGCTGGGTGATCATTGCAACTGAACGCGGTAAAAGGCCCAGTGATTTTAGAACAGAAATGGAGGATGGAACGAAAGAGGGATGTCCTTTTTGTGAAGGGAGCGAGTCTAAAACTCCCTCTGAAATCTTTGCGATTCGAAATCCTCATACCCACGTCAATACGCCAGGATGGGAAGTAAGAGTGGTCCCCAATAAATTTCCAGCTCTACGGATTGAAGGAGATTTAGGAAAAAGGGGAGTCGGAATTTATGACCGCATGAATGGAATTGGCGCTCATGAAGTCATTATTGAGACGCCGGATCATGATAAAAAAATGCAGATGCATTCCATTGAAAGCCTCGCAAAGGTATTTGAGGCTTATCGCGTCCGGATTAAAGATTTAGAAAATGATTTACGATTTAAGTATATTTTAATTTTTAAAAATGAAGGATTTTCAGCGGGGGCCTCCCTGAGTCATCCCCATTCTCAGCTCATCGCAACCCCCGTCACCCCTAAGCGTGTCAAAGAAGAACTTCAAGGAGCTCAAGAGTATTTCGAGTACAAAGACCGTTGTGCTTTTTGTGATATCCTTATCGAAGAGCAAACTCAAAAAAGCCGGGTTGTTTATGAAAACGAGCACTTCTTATCTTTCTGCCCTTTTGCTTCAAGATTTCCATTTGAAGTGATGGTTCTTCCGAAGCGTCATGATCCTGATTTTCACACCGTTTCTTCGAATGAATTGTTAGGTTTCGCAGACATGATGCGCTTTACACTTGCAAAACTTGCCAAAGCACTTAACAAACCACAATATAATTTTGTCCTTCACACCAGCCCCGTCAGGTGGAAACGGAGGGGATACTGGACCACCATTGATCAGGATTATCACTGGCATGTTGAAATTATGCCTCGTCTAACCAAAGTGGCAGGTTTTGAATGGGGGACAGGTTTTTACATTAATCCGACCATCCCTGAAGAGGCTGCAAGATTTTTGCAGGAGGCAGAAGTTTGAAACCGATTCATGTCGCTTTTCTTTGGCACATGCACCAGCCTTATTACAAAGACCCTTTAAAAAATCATTACCTCATGCCCTGGGTTCGTCTGCACGGGATCAAAGGCTATTTTGACATGATTGATCTTTTAGAAGAATACCCAGCGATGAGAGTCACTTTTAATCTAGTCCCTTCTGTCCTTGTTCAACTGATGGACTACTGCATTCCTGAAACGCTTGATCCTTTTTTAGAACTCACACTCACCCCTCCCTCTGATTTAACCCTTGAACAAAAACAAGAGTTACTTTCAAATTTTTTTATGGCTCATTGGAACAACATGATCAAACCCTATCCTCGCTACTGGGAACTCCTGAATAAAAGGGGACATAAAGCTGAAAGTGAATATCTCCGCGAGGCAGCTAAAAATTTTACGACCCGTGACTTTCAAGATCTTCAAGCTTTAGCCAATCTAGCCTGGTTTGGGTATCGAGCAAAAAAGAAATTTCCTGAAATTAATGAACTCATCCAAAAAGGCAAAGAATATACTTCAAAGGAAATTGAACGAATTATAGAGATCGAGCGAGAGGTGATTCAACTCGTGATTCCTTCTTACCAAAAAGCCTTTCAAGAAAATCGTGTTGAACTAACGACCAGCGCTTTTTACCATCCGATTCTTCCTTTAGTCTATGACACAGACCTTGCCAAACGCTGCATGAATTGGGCTCCGCTTCCTAAACGCTATCACCACCCTGAAGATGCAGAGGCTCAAATTCAAAAAGCCGTTGATTTTTTTAAAGGTGTTTTCGGAGTAAAACCCATCGGGCTTTGGCCCTCGGAAGGGTCTGTCGCACCTGAGATTATTCCTCTTCTCGCTAAGGCAGGAATACAATGGATTGCGACCGATGAAGACATTTTAATGCATTCAACGCAAGTCACTGACAAGGGGACAGCACTCTTTAAAGTTTATCAAGCCCAGAACGAACAAAACTCAGTCGATATGGTCTTTCGCGATCGGGGTCTTTCAGATCTGATTGGATTTACTTATTCTCAAAATCCTCCAGAAAAATCCGTTCAAGATTTCTTAGAACATCTTCAGAATATCCGACAATACAATGCCAATGAAGAGGCGCTGGTGTCTATTATTTTGGATGGTGAAAATGCTTGGGAGCATTATCCTGATGGGGGAGAGGGGCTCTTAAGGGGAATCTATCATGAGCTATCCCAAAATGCTGAACTTGTCCCAACCACCTTTTCAAATTATTTCAAAATGAATCCCAAAAGAGAGATTCTCCCCTCTCTCCACAGCGGATCATGGATTCATCATGATTTTGATATTTGGATCGGCTCAGAAGAGGAAAACACCGCTTGGGAGTATTTAGGAAAAACGCGAGATTTTATTCAGAAAAATGCAAAGGATATTCCCGATGAGCAAATGAAAAAAATAATGGAGCAAATATACATTGCAGAAGGAAGTGATTGGTTTTGGTGGTATGGGGATGACTTCACAACAGAATTTGATGAGGAATTTGATCAACTTTTTCGCCTCCATTTATCTTCATGTTATAAACTCATGAATGTGAATGTTCCTGAATATTTAAACCAACCCGTTTTAGGGATTAAAACCCCTGTGCTCGCACAACAACCCATTGGATTTATCCATCCAGAAATTGACGGCAAAAGCACTCACTTTTATGAATGGCATGAAGCCGGACTTTATCTTGCTGGAACAGATGTTGCCATGCACCAAACTGAAAAATATATTTTAAAAATATTTTTTGGATTTGATCTCGCACAACTTTATATTCGCATTGATCCCCATAAAATATCCAAGCTTCGAAGCCTCGATTCCATTCACATGCACATCTACTTGACAAAGCCAAATGAGTATAAGATAGTGATCCCCCGTGTTTTTAAAGCCGGCCGAAAAAAGAAATTTACACTCTTTTCAAGCGAGGAGGGGATTCATTATTCTGAAGTGAAAGAATACACAACAACTGCTTTTGAGGATACACTCGAACTCGCAATCCCGTTTAGTGATCTTCATCTTAAAAGCACGGATGAAGTAAGATTTCGAGTTTCTATTCTTAAAGATGAGATTATCCAAGAAACCCATCCCAAGTTTGGGTATTTAAATTTTACAGTCCCTAATAAAGATTTTGAAATGGAAATGTGGAGCGTGTAACAACAGTTCAAAGTTAAAGGTTTAAAGTTTAAAGATTCAAGCGATAGAGTTTTTCTTTTAACTTTAAACCTTTAACTTTAAACTGTCTTTATCGGACTGTTTTTTGTTTTTTCTTTTAACTTTAAACCTTTAACTTTAAACTGTCTTTACAACATGGGTCAAATTGATTTTCTTTTTGGAATTCATAATCACCAGCCTGTTGGAAACTTCGAGTGGGTTTTTGAAGAGGCCATTAGTCAATGTTATCAACCACTCCTCGAAGTTTTGAGCCGCCATCCTAAAGTTCGCCTCTCGATCCATCACACAGGCCCTTTGCTCGAATGGATCGAGGAACACCGTCCCGATTATTTTGAAAAACTTAAAAATCTGTTAAATCGGAATCAGGTTGAGTTAATGGGCGGGGCTTTTTACGAGCCCCTTATTGCAACACTCCCTGAGCGAGATGCCATTGGCCAAATTCAGATGATGACCCAATATCTCATGGAAAAATTTGGTGTAAAACCTAAAGGCATGTGGCTGGCCGAACGAGTTTGGGAACCCCAACTGGCATCGATTATTAAAGAAGCTGGAATGGAATATACGCTGTTAGATGACACCCACTTCTATTATGCGGGTCTTCAGGAAAAGGACATGTTTGGCTACTACACCACAGAAGATAAAGGGAAAACCTTATCCATTTTTCCAATTAATAAAAATTTGAGATATCTTATTCCCTTCAATATCCCTGAAAAAGCCATTGAATTCCTTGGGAGTATTGCAAGCGATCATCCAGGAAGGGGAGTCACATTAGGCGATGATGGAGAGAAGTTTGGACTTTGGCCAGGGACTCACCATTGGGTTTATGAAGAACGCTATTTAGAGCGCTTATTCACCCTCCTTGAAGAAAATGCCCATTGGATCAAAATGGAAACCTTTAGTGAGTATTTGGCCAACAATTCTTCTCAGGGAAGAATCTATCTTCCCAATGCCTCTTACGAAGAAATGATGGAGTGGTCTCTTCCAACTCAAGCCCAGAAACTCTATGAATCAAGTATCCATGAATTAAAATCTTCAGGAAAATATGAAGCATTAAAACCCTTTTTGCGAGGAGGCTTTTGGAGAAATTTCTTTTCGAAATATCCCGAAAGCAACCTCATGCACAAAAAAATGATCTATGTCAGCGAGCAAGTTTCCAAACTCTCCGATTCTTCTAAAAATAAAAAATTAGCCCAAAAAGAATTATGGAAAGGTCAATGCAATTGCCCTTACTGGCACGGCCTCTTTGGCGGACTCTATCTGAACTATCTTCGTCATGCCAATTATACCCATCTCATCAAGGCAGAAAAAATTGCACTCAACTCATTCAAAGATAAAATCCTGATCGATGAACGTGATTATGACTGCGATGGTAAAAATGAAATTCTCTTAACAGCAAACGATTTAAATCTTTATTTAAAACCGGAATATGGCGGATCTATTTTTGAAATTGATTACCGTCCAAAAGATTTCAACCTCACCAATGTTTTAACCCGGCGAGAAGAAAGCTATCATGAGAAAATTGCTCTGGCCCAAAAAGCCCAACAGAATTCCTCCGGGGAACAACCTAAATCGATTCATGACTTATCCATTGCAAAAGAAGAAGGCCTTGAAAAAGTCTTGTTTTATGACTGGTACAGCCGCCACTCACTGATCGATCATTTTATTAAGCCAGGAACGACCCTCGAAGAATTTTATCAATGCTGCTATCGAGAGGAAGGGGATTTTGTCAACCAGCCTTATCAGGCAAGCTCTCTTGAAAAAAATACAAATTCTCTGTCGCTTACTCTCAAAAGGAATGGACATCTTTTTCGTGAGGGGAAAAACCCCATTCCTCTCTATGTGCAAAAAATAATTCAGTTGCAATCAAAATTAAGCAATAGGGTTTCACTCAACTATGAAATTTGTTCTCTTCAAAATATCGAGACATGTTGGTTTGGGGTCGAATTTAATCTTACTCTCCTTGCTGGAAATGACAAGAAAAAATATTACCGATTCAACAGTCAATCACAAAATCGTTCTCCGTTGGGATTAAAAGGGGAGTTTGCGAAATCAAAATCATTAGAACTTGTGAACGAAGATGATGGCTTTATTACAAAAATAACCTCTGATCAAGAAAGTCACCTCTGGTATTTTCCCTTAGAAACGATCTCACAGTCCGAAAGTGGGTTTGAAAGAACCTACCAAGGCTCCTCGATTCTTTTCTTGTGGAAACTTCAACTCACCGAAAATGCTGCAAAGAATCTTAAGCTGGAACTTGTAATAGAATAAACCTATCCAGCTTTTGCATATACCTTTACTTCAAATTCTAACCGGTTCCCAAGCTTATCAGCAGTAACATCTAAATCGTATTGTGCTTGTAACCCAAGCCAAAATTCCGCCGACACTCCAAAAAATTTTGCTAACCTAAGGGCGGTATCTGCTGACACACTCCGTTTTCTAAGAACGATCTCATTTATTCTTCGTGCGGGGACGCCTACGGCAAGCGCAAGTCTATTCTGGCTAATACCCATAGGATTAAGAAATTCTTCTGAGAGAACTTCTCCCGGATGAACCGAATGTAATTTTCTTTTCATAGTTTTCCTCTAATGATAGTCCGTTATTTCAACTTGATAAATATCTCCACCTTGCCACACGAAACAAATACGCCACTGATCATTAATTCTGATGCTCATTTGCCCTTCGCGATCACCTTTCAGTTTCTCCAGTCTGTTTGCTGGGGGAATCCGCAAGTCATTGATGTTCTTAGCGTTATTGATCATACGCAATTTTCTTAACGCAACTTGCTGTATATCTTGCGGCAGCTTATTTGATACTTCCCGAAGATAGACTTTTTCTGTATCCTTGTCTCTGAATGATTTTATCATCTAATGAAAAGATTATAACATAATACGTTAAACGTCAAACGTTAAAAAAACTTGAGATGCATTTCCTTTTTTCTTGAAATGTCATTATAATGTACATTATAATGACATCGTAATCATGCGTCCTATAACATGGATTTGAGAGGAGGCTTCGTGA contains:
- the glgA gene encoding glycogen synthase GlgA; translation: MPKKLKIVFAASEVHPFSKTGGLADVTGALPKALGELGHDVKIITPFYRSTKKMNIDIRKFSKKIFVQLGDRVVEGDIATAKISENLEVLFIIKDEYYDRDEIYRTVQGDYKDNAERFIFFSKAILATLEELDLKVDILHLHDWQTGLVSALLKTIESSNPFFTKSRTIFTVHNLAFQGLFWHYDMHMTNLPWEVFTPEGIEFYGKMNLLKAGLVYSDCLTTVSRKYSEEIQTPEYGFGLEGVLLRRSKDLYGILNGVDYDEWSPEKDPEISSHYSLNRLAGKIECKKELLRLLNFNLPITTPLIGMISRLTDQKGFDILSEITDNLFSENVGLVLLGTGEEKCQKLFQEIAEKFPNKLKVKFDFDYPLSHQIEAGSDFFLMPSRFEPCGLNQIYSLKYGTIPIVRATGGLDDTIEDFNPQTLEGNGFKFKDYSPQTLLEKLKKALEIYRNPSLFQQIIKNAMKCDFSWNVSARQYEEVYYKTLKK
- a CDS encoding DUF1926 domain-containing protein, yielding MGQIDFLFGIHNHQPVGNFEWVFEEAISQCYQPLLEVLSRHPKVRLSIHHTGPLLEWIEEHRPDYFEKLKNLLNRNQVELMGGAFYEPLIATLPERDAIGQIQMMTQYLMEKFGVKPKGMWLAERVWEPQLASIIKEAGMEYTLLDDTHFYYAGLQEKDMFGYYTTEDKGKTLSIFPINKNLRYLIPFNIPEKAIEFLGSIASDHPGRGVTLGDDGEKFGLWPGTHHWVYEERYLERLFTLLEENAHWIKMETFSEYLANNSSQGRIYLPNASYEEMMEWSLPTQAQKLYESSIHELKSSGKYEALKPFLRGGFWRNFFSKYPESNLMHKKMIYVSEQVSKLSDSSKNKKLAQKELWKGQCNCPYWHGLFGGLYLNYLRHANYTHLIKAEKIALNSFKDKILIDERDYDCDGKNEILLTANDLNLYLKPEYGGSIFEIDYRPKDFNLTNVLTRREESYHEKIALAQKAQQNSSGEQPKSIHDLSIAKEEGLEKVLFYDWYSRHSLIDHFIKPGTTLEEFYQCCYREEGDFVNQPYQASSLEKNTNSLSLTLKRNGHLFREGKNPIPLYVQKIIQLQSKLSNRVSLNYEICSLQNIETCWFGVEFNLTLLAGNDKKKYYRFNSQSQNRSPLGLKGEFAKSKSLELVNEDDGFITKITSDQESHLWYFPLETISQSESGFERTYQGSSILFLWKLQLTENAAKNLKLELVIE
- a CDS encoding type II toxin-antitoxin system RelE/ParE family toxin: MIKSFRDKDTEKVYLREVSNKLPQDIQQVALRKLRMINNAKNINDLRIPPANRLEKLKGDREGQMSIRINDQWRICFVWQGGDIYQVEITDYH
- a CDS encoding HigA family addiction module antidote protein, which produces MKRKLHSVHPGEVLSEEFLNPMGISQNRLALAVGVPARRINEIVLRKRSVSADTALRLAKFFGVSAEFWLGLQAQYDLDVTADKLGNRLEFEVKVYAKAG
- a CDS encoding glycoside hydrolase codes for the protein MKPIHVAFLWHMHQPYYKDPLKNHYLMPWVRLHGIKGYFDMIDLLEEYPAMRVTFNLVPSVLVQLMDYCIPETLDPFLELTLTPPSDLTLEQKQELLSNFFMAHWNNMIKPYPRYWELLNKRGHKAESEYLREAAKNFTTRDFQDLQALANLAWFGYRAKKKFPEINELIQKGKEYTSKEIERIIEIEREVIQLVIPSYQKAFQENRVELTTSAFYHPILPLVYDTDLAKRCMNWAPLPKRYHHPEDAEAQIQKAVDFFKGVFGVKPIGLWPSEGSVAPEIIPLLAKAGIQWIATDEDILMHSTQVTDKGTALFKVYQAQNEQNSVDMVFRDRGLSDLIGFTYSQNPPEKSVQDFLEHLQNIRQYNANEEALVSIILDGENAWEHYPDGGEGLLRGIYHELSQNAELVPTTFSNYFKMNPKREILPSLHSGSWIHHDFDIWIGSEEENTAWEYLGKTRDFIQKNAKDIPDEQMKKIMEQIYIAEGSDWFWWYGDDFTTEFDEEFDQLFRLHLSSCYKLMNVNVPEYLNQPVLGIKTPVLAQQPIGFIHPEIDGKSTHFYEWHEAGLYLAGTDVAMHQTEKYILKIFFGFDLAQLYIRIDPHKISKLRSLDSIHMHIYLTKPNEYKIVIPRVFKAGRKKKFTLFSSEEGIHYSEVKEYTTTAFEDTLELAIPFSDLHLKSTDEVRFRVSILKDEIIQETHPKFGYLNFTVPNKDFEMEMWSV
- the galT gene encoding galactose-1-phosphate uridylyltransferase, which translates into the protein MPELRKDPVVGRWVIIATERGKRPSDFRTEMEDGTKEGCPFCEGSESKTPSEIFAIRNPHTHVNTPGWEVRVVPNKFPALRIEGDLGKRGVGIYDRMNGIGAHEVIIETPDHDKKMQMHSIESLAKVFEAYRVRIKDLENDLRFKYILIFKNEGFSAGASLSHPHSQLIATPVTPKRVKEELQGAQEYFEYKDRCAFCDILIEEQTQKSRVVYENEHFLSFCPFASRFPFEVMVLPKRHDPDFHTVSSNELLGFADMMRFTLAKLAKALNKPQYNFVLHTSPVRWKRRGYWTTIDQDYHWHVEIMPRLTKVAGFEWGTGFYINPTIPEEAARFLQEAEV